AATCGCAATCAACGCACCGGAACGGCGCAGGCTCAGCAGGTGCTGGGCGGCGGTGCTGATGTCTTCCATCAGGCCGGTTTCGGTGACTTCCAGCTCCAGGCTGCGCGGCGGCAGACGGTAAATCTGCATCAGGTTGTTGACCACTCGCGGCAACTCGGTGTGGTGCAACTGCACGGTCGACAGGTTGACCGCCATGCGCAGGTCGGTGAAGCCCAGGTCATGCCATTCGCGCAATTGTCGGCAGGCCTGGTCCAGCACCCATTCGCCAATCGGAATAATGGTGCCGTTCTGTTCGGCCAGCGGGATAAACAGGTCCGGCGGCACCAGGCCATGTTCCGGGTGCTGCCAGCGGATCAGGGCTTCCACGCCCACCACGCGGTTGTCGCGATAACTGATCTGCGGCTGGTACACCAGGTGGAACTGGTTGCGGCTGAGGGCCTCGCGCAGGTCTTTTTCCAGCTCGCGGCGGCGGCGCATTTCGCTGTCGACGCTGGCGATATAGAACTGATAGCGGTTGCGCGAACGGCTCTTGGCCAGGGTCATGGTTTGTTCGGCTTTTTGCAGCAGCTTCTCGGTGCTGTCGCCGTCCTCCGGAAACAAGGTGATGCCAATGGTGGCGCGCAGGCGGATTTCCTCGTGGTCGAGGGCGAACTCCGCTTCCAGGTCATCCAGGATGCTCTGCGCCAGCTCGGCCGCTTCGTAGGGTTGATCGATATCGGCTTGTACCAGCGCGAACTGGTCGCCGCCCAGGCGGGCCAGCGCGCCGAGGCGGCCACTGTGGGCACGCAGGCGATCGGCCAGGGCCAGCAGCAATTTGTCGCCGGCCTGGTAGGTGAATTGCTCGTTGACGCTTTTGAAATCATCCAGCCCCACGCACAAAACGGCCACGCGCCGTTGGCGACGGCCGGCGTCGATCAGGATCTTGTCCAACTGCTCCTGCAGTTTCTGGCGGTTCGGCAGCCCGGTCAGAAAGTCGTACTGGGCCATGCGCAGCAGGCTGCTTTCCGCTTCGTGGCGCAGGTGGGTATTACGTTCGATGGATTCAAGCAACTGGTTGGCGGTATTGATCCACAACCCCAGCTCGTTGCGTTCATGGCCCTTGAGCTGCGGGATCTTGTGTTCGCTGGGCCGGTCGGGGTTGATCGAGGTCAGGTGCTCGATGATGCGCGACAGCGGCTTGGTCAGCAGCCAGTGGTAGACCAGGTACAGCACCAGGCCCATGGCCAGGGCGCGCAATACCCCGGAAATGAAGATGATCACCGAATTGACAATAAAACCCTGGCCATAGGTGGCCGTGTCGAGGGTGATGCTCAGGTCGCCGTAATACTCGCTGTAGGGGCCCTTGCCGACCAGAGGCGTGGTAAAGGTGCGTTCCTGGCCCAGAATCAGGTCGGTCAGCCAGCGGCTGGGGGCTTGCTGCAAGGCGCGGCTTTTCTCCGCCAGCATGGTTTCGTTGGGATGGCCGATGGACGCCATGCGCACCGCGTCGTCCTGGAACAGGCCCTCAATGACTTGCATGCCCATCTCGCGGTCCAGGCTGTAGACGGCCTGGGTCGAGGGGTCGCGAAACATGTCGAGGATGCGCTGGGCATCACCGGCCACGGCCTGGCGCGTCTTGTAGGCATCGAAGACGATCTGCGCCACGCTCAGCGCAACGCCCACGATCAATGCCGAGAGCAGCACAACCCGTAGCAACTTCACCGACAAGCTGTTCTTGAGTTCCAGCTTCAAAGGGTCATTCCTTGTTCCATGCGGGTAGCCTCAATATGCCATGAGTATTGGCAATCTGGTGATGGCAGTCAAAGGAACATTAGGGCATCGGCTGGTTTGGCGAGGAACTTGAGGAGGCGGTTGGGGCGAGGCGGATAGGTATCCGCCTGCCTTGGGATCACTCAGTGACTACGCAGAGCGCATCGTACGTTATGCACGGCGAAGTTTGGATCAGTTGGGGATCTTGTTATTGTTGTTGTTGTTGTTGTCGTTGTTTACCGCGATGTTTATAGGGCCATGGGCGCGATGGGTGTCCTCGCCGGCGACCTTGTCTTTTTGGTCACCCTCGTTGTCTTTTTTGGACATCGCCTTGAGTAGTTCGCCCCCGAGTTTCATGACCTCGGTCCCCGTTTTCACGGCCTCGGTCCCCATTTTCACGGCCTCGCCGATCAAAGGGAGTGCTGCTGATGCGCCGCCTATGCCTGGAATCATTGTAAAATCTCCGACAGGTAAGAGAGGTGAATTCCTCACGCTGACTGGGTGGCAAATTCCCCTCGCTGAGTTCCGGCACCTGCCAACTTATTCATCGCCCACAAAAAAGCCCGGCAATTGCCGGGCTCTTTCTACTGCAAGTAGTGCTTAGGCAGTGAAGGTCTTGCCTTCGAACTGCTCAGCCACGAACTTCCAGTTGACCAGGTTCCAGAACGCTTCCACATACTTTGGACGCACGTTGCGGTAGTCGATGTAGTAAGCGTGTTCCCAGACGTCGCAGGTCAGCAGCGGGGTGTCGCCGCTGGTCAGCGGGTTGCCGGCGCCGATGGTGCTGGCCAGGGCCAGGGAACCGTCAGCCTTTTTCACCAGCCAGCCCCAACCGGAACCGAAGGTGCCGACGGAAGTCTTGGTGAACTCTTCCTTGAACTTGTCGAACGAACCGAACGCAGCGTTGATGGCCTCAGCCAGTGCGCCGGTCGGTTGACCGCCGGCGTTTGGCGCCAGGCAGTTCCAGTAGAAAGTGTGGTTCCAGACCTGAGCGGCGTTGTTGAAGATGCCGCCCGAAGAAGACTTGACGATCTCTTCCAGGGTCTTGCCTTCGAACTCGGTGCCAGGCACCAGGTTGTTCAGGTTCACGACATAGGTGTTGTGGTGCTTGTCGTGGTGGAATTCCAAGGTTTCCTTGGAAACGTGCGGCTGCAGGGCATCGTGTGCGTAGGGCAGCGGCGGCAATTCGAAAGCCATGATGATTCTCCTAATCAGGTCAGTTGCGGTGAGCGCAAGGCCGATCACGGGCGGCCAAACAAGCGCCGGGGAGTTTGTACTCTTTGCGGCGCAGGGTCCGGATCATAGCACCGGGGGTGCGGCAAAACCACGCAACAACTGTGTGGGATAGAGGTTCCAGAGCGTTTTGGAATATTCGTCAGGCGCTGATCAATTGATAGGCCACGCTGAACATCATGGCGGCCACCAGCAGATCCAGAATGCGCCAGGTGGCGGGGCGCGCCAGCCACGGTGCCAGCCATGCGGCGCCGAGTGCCAGGGTGGCGAACCACAGGAATGACGCGCTCGCGGCACCGGCCACGTAGGCCCCTGGTTCGGTTTGTTGAGCGCCCAGGGAGCCGATCAGCAGCACCGTGTCCAAGTACACGTGGGGATTGAGCAGGGTCACCGCCAAGGCGCTGAGTAACACGGCGCGCAATGAGCGCACCTTGAGGTTATCCCCGTGTGCCAGGCTTTGTGTCGAAAACGCCCGACGCAACGCCAAGGTGCCGTACCACAACAGGAACGCTGCGCCGCCCCAGCGGGCAATGCCCAGCAGCAACGGGCTTTGCGCCAGCACTGTCGCCAGGCCGAATACTCCGGCCGCTACCAGAATCGCGTCACACACGATGCACAGGGCCGCCACCGGCAGGTGGTGTTCCCGGCGCAGGCTTTGCGCCAGCACAAATGCATTCTGGGTGCCGATGGCCATGATCAGCCCGAAAGCCACCAGCAGCCCGTTCATATAGCTTTGCCACATAATCAGTCTTCCCTGCCCACTTCCACATCTGTGTTGTCGACCGCACCCGCGTCCCGCGCCAATTGGCGCAAGACGGCCATTGCCCGTTCGCCGTCGGCCAAGCCGACAAATATATGGTCATGGTAAAAACCGGCGATCACATTGGCGCTGATCCCGGCAGCGCCGAGGGCGGTGGCGAAGGCGGCGGTCAACCCAACGGCTTGCAGGGATGACTGCACATTCAGGGTGATCCAGGCCATCACGAAATCGAACTCCAGCCCGGCGGCCTGGGCTTGCGAACGCTCCAGGATCAGGGTCAGCCCTTCGGCCTCACGGAAGCTGCCAATGACGGAGGCACCGTCCGGAAAGGTGCTCCCGGGGATGGTCGAAAACACGTACTCGCCGGGGTTGAGTTGAGGGCTCATGGTGCGCAGCAGAATATTCAGATCGGTTTCGCCAGTCATCGGGAGATCCTTGAGTTGAGAAGAAAAGA
The genomic region above belongs to Pseudomonas poae and contains:
- a CDS encoding EAL domain-containing protein, which codes for MKLELKNSLSVKLLRVVLLSALIVGVALSVAQIVFDAYKTRQAVAGDAQRILDMFRDPSTQAVYSLDREMGMQVIEGLFQDDAVRMASIGHPNETMLAEKSRALQQAPSRWLTDLILGQERTFTTPLVGKGPYSEYYGDLSITLDTATYGQGFIVNSVIIFISGVLRALAMGLVLYLVYHWLLTKPLSRIIEHLTSINPDRPSEHKIPQLKGHERNELGLWINTANQLLESIERNTHLRHEAESSLLRMAQYDFLTGLPNRQKLQEQLDKILIDAGRRQRRVAVLCVGLDDFKSVNEQFTYQAGDKLLLALADRLRAHSGRLGALARLGGDQFALVQADIDQPYEAAELAQSILDDLEAEFALDHEEIRLRATIGITLFPEDGDSTEKLLQKAEQTMTLAKSRSRNRYQFYIASVDSEMRRRRELEKDLREALSRNQFHLVYQPQISYRDNRVVGVEALIRWQHPEHGLVPPDLFIPLAEQNGTIIPIGEWVLDQACRQLREWHDLGFTDLRMAVNLSTVQLHHTELPRVVNNLMQIYRLPPRSLELEVTETGLMEDISTAAQHLLSLRRSGALIAIDDFGTGYSSLSYLKSLPLDKIKIDKSFVQDLLDDDDDATIVRAIIQLGKSLGMQVIAEGVETAEQEAYIISEGCHEGQGYHYSKPLPARELAAYLKQSERNNAAIL
- a CDS encoding superoxide dismutase [Fe] (SodB; iron binding; present under aerobic and anaerobic conditions; destroys free radicals) — translated: MAFELPPLPYAHDALQPHVSKETLEFHHDKHHNTYVVNLNNLVPGTEFEGKTLEEIVKSSSGGIFNNAAQVWNHTFYWNCLAPNAGGQPTGALAEAINAAFGSFDKFKEEFTKTSVGTFGSGWGWLVKKADGSLALASTIGAGNPLTSGDTPLLTCDVWEHAYYIDYRNVRPKYVEAFWNLVNWKFVAEQFEGKTFTA
- a CDS encoding LysE/ArgO family amino acid transporter, coding for MWQSYMNGLLVAFGLIMAIGTQNAFVLAQSLRREHHLPVAALCIVCDAILVAAGVFGLATVLAQSPLLLGIARWGGAAFLLWYGTLALRRAFSTQSLAHGDNLKVRSLRAVLLSALAVTLLNPHVYLDTVLLIGSLGAQQTEPGAYVAGAASASFLWFATLALGAAWLAPWLARPATWRILDLLVAAMMFSVAYQLISA
- a CDS encoding ACT domain-containing protein; the protein is MTGETDLNILLRTMSPQLNPGEYVFSTIPGSTFPDGASVIGSFREAEGLTLILERSQAQAAGLEFDFVMAWITLNVQSSLQAVGLTAAFATALGAAGISANVIAGFYHDHIFVGLADGERAMAVLRQLARDAGAVDNTDVEVGRED